In a single window of the Phaeobacter sp. G2 genome:
- a CDS encoding HU family DNA-binding protein translates to MTSSKTGGRKPATRKALPQKPATKARLAEAAQQDPATSPELATEGAPPLDISDKSASPPQTLAAGQDPSPVVVTSTPVLDVPPLNKKELIDEVVLRSGVKKKDAKPVVEALLSVLGETVASGRDLNLRPFGKLLLKRSELRSNGTLHVCRLRQPLEQPREIAEDTDISS, encoded by the coding sequence ATGACCAGCAGTAAGACAGGCGGTCGCAAACCGGCGACGCGCAAAGCTTTGCCGCAAAAACCCGCGACTAAAGCGCGGCTGGCAGAGGCGGCGCAGCAGGATCCGGCCACGTCACCTGAGTTGGCAACAGAAGGAGCACCCCCGTTGGATATTTCGGACAAATCCGCTAGCCCGCCCCAGACACTGGCTGCCGGGCAGGACCCCAGCCCGGTTGTGGTGACCTCGACACCGGTGCTCGACGTGCCGCCCCTGAACAAGAAAGAACTGATTGATGAGGTCGTTCTGCGGTCCGGGGTGAAGAAAAAAGATGCCAAGCCGGTTGTCGAGGCGCTTTTGTCCGTACTCGGAGAGACAGTGGCCTCTGGCCGCGATCTGAACCTCAGACCCTTTGGCAAATTGTTGCTGAAACGCAGTGAGCTGCGCAGCAATGGCACTCTGCATGTCTGTCGGCTGCGCCAGCCATTGGAGCAACCGCGCGAAATTGCCGAAGATACGGATATTTCTTCCTAG